The Bacteroidales bacterium genome has a segment encoding these proteins:
- a CDS encoding TonB-dependent receptor, which yields MKSKLLLLLILIAGFTTVQAQQKTVTGTVTDNADGTTLPGVNILIKGTFTGTVTDVNGFYSLLAAPEDVLEFSFIGYEQQDKTVGSQSVINVALWSATTFLDEVIVVGYGQLLKSQVVGAIAKVDGEKIAREPVLTAAQALQGKSAGVQVSSSGKPGEQPQVRIRGISSVNAGSNPLYVVDGNIGGDITNINSSDIQSMEILKDAASQAIYGSRAGSGVIIITTKSGKAGKMKVNFDSYVGFRQMTNKVKMADAKQYANYTNEARAYDGQPALFDPDTLKYNTNWFDEVSRSGMMNNYNLNISGGSEKITYYFSAGYFVDNGIIKGNDYSRYVFRLANDFKPADFIKLGYNLNISVSKNDNKPNVFDDAYRMSPTAPVQYANGDWGYLQALSVANPVAKLHYTNDIFKQQRLMGNVYVELKPVEGLTLRSSFNFDRYDNDNINYLPEYYIWSGQKNEISDLTVSSGQGFYWIFDNNANYTKTFALRHQIILTAGYSADRDKPTSLFSSVKGVPNQRNLWYIGQGDQTTINSGSYGDLYTREALYGRATYTYKSRYSLSGSMRRDGSSSFPVNQKWETFWSAGATWIVTQEPFMENQTFFDELKLRGSYGKVGQDYLRNLSVLTGVTILSNYYAFGGQSGTPQQAITFDQIKDALATWEPTFGYDIGMEFLIVNRRLRGEVGFYNKLSNNYVSITLPSAVGDADRTVISQAADVRNKGVEVSLNWNDKISNDFTYFVGGNITFNKNNVEAVDGNLQIRSGSLGNGEIVTYTVEGQPIGSFWVYQTEGIYRTQEEIEASPHFTGAKPGDLIYTDVNGDGTLSELDRVFAGSYQPKFYYGINAGINWKRIDFSVDCYGNGGNKVYNGKKGLRFGNDNIEEDRATNRWSLENPNGTEPRASNSIPKPSTYFVESGSFFRLNNVTLGYTLPLTKWKMNSLRFYVTAQNPIIFTQYSGFTPELPGSNTGSGIELNIYPVTSAYLFGINVQF from the coding sequence ATGAAATCAAAACTTCTACTGTTACTGATTCTCATTGCCGGTTTCACTACCGTTCAGGCACAGCAAAAAACTGTGACAGGAACGGTGACCGACAACGCCGACGGCACCACCCTGCCGGGCGTCAACATTTTGATCAAAGGCACCTTTACAGGAACGGTCACCGACGTGAACGGCTTCTACAGCCTCCTGGCTGCACCCGAAGATGTGCTGGAATTCTCGTTCATCGGTTACGAACAACAAGACAAGACTGTGGGCAGCCAGTCGGTTATTAATGTAGCGCTGTGGTCTGCTACCACCTTTCTCGACGAAGTGATCGTGGTGGGCTACGGTCAGTTGCTCAAGAGCCAGGTGGTGGGCGCCATTGCCAAAGTGGATGGCGAAAAGATAGCACGTGAACCGGTGCTCACTGCTGCACAGGCATTGCAAGGTAAAAGCGCGGGAGTGCAGGTTTCATCCAGCGGCAAGCCCGGTGAACAGCCGCAGGTACGCATACGTGGTATCTCCTCTGTAAATGCCGGAAGCAACCCACTATATGTAGTGGATGGCAATATTGGCGGTGACATTACCAACATCAACAGTTCCGACATCCAATCGATGGAAATCCTTAAAGATGCTGCTTCACAAGCCATCTATGGAAGCCGCGCTGGCAGCGGGGTAATAATTATCACTACCAAATCGGGCAAAGCAGGAAAAATGAAGGTGAACTTCGACAGCTATGTTGGCTTTCGCCAAATGACCAACAAAGTGAAAATGGCCGATGCGAAGCAGTATGCCAACTACACCAACGAAGCCCGTGCCTACGACGGACAGCCAGCGCTTTTTGATCCTGACACACTGAAATACAACACTAATTGGTTTGATGAAGTTAGTCGTTCCGGGATGATGAACAACTACAACCTGAACATCAGCGGCGGCTCCGAAAAGATAACATACTATTTTAGCGCGGGATATTTTGTGGACAACGGCATCATCAAAGGCAACGATTACTCGCGGTATGTTTTCAGGTTAGCCAATGATTTTAAACCAGCAGACTTTATCAAACTTGGCTACAACCTGAACATCAGCGTATCGAAAAACGACAACAAGCCCAATGTTTTCGATGATGCCTATCGGATGTCACCGACAGCTCCGGTACAATATGCCAATGGCGACTGGGGCTATTTGCAGGCACTGAGCGTGGCCAACCCGGTGGCAAAGCTGCATTATACCAACGACATTTTTAAGCAGCAACGTTTGATGGGAAATGTATATGTCGAGCTGAAGCCTGTGGAAGGACTAACCCTTCGCAGCAGTTTTAACTTCGATCGCTATGATAACGACAACATCAACTATTTACCCGAATACTATATCTGGAGCGGACAGAAAAACGAAATCTCCGATCTCACGGTGTCATCTGGCCAAGGATTTTATTGGATTTTCGACAACAATGCAAACTATACCAAGACTTTCGCTTTGCGTCATCAAATAATTCTTACCGCCGGCTATTCCGCTGATCGCGATAAACCCACTTCACTATTTAGCAGTGTAAAAGGGGTGCCCAACCAAAGAAACCTCTGGTATATCGGGCAGGGTGATCAGACCACCATCAACAGTGGCAGCTATGGCGACTTGTACACACGCGAAGCACTTTATGGTCGTGCTACTTACACTTATAAGAGCCGATACAGCCTCAGTGGCTCGATGCGCCGCGACGGCTCCAGCAGCTTTCCCGTTAACCAGAAATGGGAAACGTTTTGGTCGGCGGGAGCTACCTGGATAGTTACTCAGGAACCCTTTATGGAAAACCAAACTTTTTTTGACGAGCTTAAACTGCGAGGCAGCTATGGCAAAGTTGGACAAGATTATCTCCGCAACCTAAGCGTACTTACCGGTGTCACTATTCTGAGCAATTATTATGCTTTTGGCGGACAAAGCGGAACACCGCAGCAAGCCATCACTTTCGATCAGATAAAAGATGCACTGGCCACCTGGGAACCTACCTTCGGTTACGACATCGGTATGGAATTTCTGATCGTCAACCGTCGTTTGCGTGGTGAAGTAGGTTTTTATAACAAACTGTCTAACAACTACGTGAGTATCACACTGCCTTCGGCTGTTGGCGATGCCGACCGCACCGTGATTTCACAGGCTGCCGACGTACGAAATAAGGGAGTGGAAGTTTCTCTTAACTGGAATGACAAAATCTCTAACGATTTCACCTATTTCGTTGGTGGCAATATCACTTTTAATAAAAATAATGTGGAAGCTGTTGACGGCAACCTGCAGATCCGCAGCGGAAGCCTGGGCAATGGCGAGATTGTTACCTACACCGTAGAAGGCCAGCCCATCGGCAGCTTCTGGGTATATCAGACAGAAGGCATCTACCGCACACAGGAAGAGATAGAAGCCTCGCCACACTTTACAGGTGCCAAACCCGGCGACCTGATCTATACCGACGTGAATGGCGACGGTACCCTGAGCGAACTCGACCGCGTTTTCGCAGGCAGCTATCAGCCTAAGTTTTATTATGGTATTAATGCCGGGATCAACTGGAAACGAATCGACTTTTCGGTAGATTGCTATGGGAATGGTGGCAACAAAGTGTACAATGGTAAAAAAGGCCTGCGCTTCGGCAATGACAACATCGAGGAAGACCGCGCTACCAATCGCTGGAGCCTCGAAAATCCGAATGGAACCGAACCACGCGCGTCCAACAGTATTCCCAAACCATCAACTTACTTTGTAGAATCGGGCTCATTTTTCCGCCTCAACAATGTGACCCTGGGCTACACCCTACCGCTCACCAAGTGGAAAATGAACAGCCTTCGGTTTTACGTTACAGCGCAAAATCCCATCATCTTCACCCAATATTCAGGTTTTACGCCTGAACTGCCCGGCTCGAACACCGGCAGCGGTATCGAGCTGAACATCTACCCGGTAACATCTGCATATTTATTTGGTATCAACGTTCAATTTTAA
- a CDS encoding tRNA-dihydrouridine synthase family protein yields the protein MSKDMVIMAPLQGLTEAEFRRAWSRHFSGIHQMMSPFIALAEGSRFRQQHLRDVLPEANPGLAIIPQVLGNDPEKFILLSHRLQELGYATVNWNLGCPKPSVARKKRGSGLLPFPDLLRQLLDEIIPALPIALSIKTRLGYHHPEEFEKLMEVFNDYPLQSLVIHPRIGVQMYDGAMHLETLDAAVGRIKYPWVFSGDITDRESFLATRKRYPTAAGWMLGRGLLANPFLAEQIMLAATTTPDEKHRDTLINFYNDLIQELAAKGRSSLAQLGKKKDYWWYFVHWFTDSDQLFDRLSHINDPIAFDDEAGRILAHQPHAPFAHRLKSR from the coding sequence ATGTCAAAAGATATGGTGATTATGGCTCCGCTGCAAGGCTTGACAGAGGCGGAATTTCGGCGCGCCTGGTCGCGACATTTTTCGGGCATCCACCAGATGATGAGTCCGTTTATCGCGCTGGCCGAGGGGTCACGTTTCCGTCAGCAGCATCTTCGCGACGTGCTGCCCGAAGCCAATCCGGGACTGGCAATCATCCCGCAGGTATTGGGCAACGATCCCGAGAAATTTATACTGCTGTCGCACCGCCTGCAGGAGCTGGGCTATGCCACCGTCAACTGGAACCTGGGCTGCCCCAAACCCTCGGTGGCCCGCAAAAAACGCGGCTCCGGCTTGTTGCCTTTTCCCGACCTGCTGCGCCAACTGCTCGACGAAATCATCCCGGCGCTGCCCATCGCGCTCTCCATCAAAACGCGGCTGGGCTATCACCATCCGGAAGAGTTTGAGAAGCTAATGGAGGTTTTTAATGACTATCCGCTGCAAAGCCTCGTCATCCATCCGCGCATCGGCGTGCAGATGTACGACGGCGCCATGCATCTGGAAACCCTCGATGCTGCCGTGGGACGCATAAAATATCCCTGGGTTTTTAGCGGCGACATCACCGACAGGGAAAGCTTTCTTGCTACTCGCAAAAGATATCCGACTGCCGCCGGCTGGATGCTGGGTCGCGGACTGCTTGCCAATCCCTTTCTCGCCGAGCAAATAATGCTGGCCGCCACAACCACTCCGGACGAAAAACATCGCGACACATTGATTAATTTTTACAATGATTTGATACAGGAATTGGCCGCCAAAGGACGCTCATCGCTTGCACAACTTGGCAAGAAAAAAGACTATTGGTGGTACTTCGTGCATTGGTTCACGGATTCCGATCAGCTTTTCGATAGGCTTTCTCACATCAACGATCCCATAGCCTTTGATGACGAAGCCGGGCGCATTCTCGCGCATCAGCCACATGCACCTTTTGCCCACCGTTTAAAAAGCAGGTAG
- a CDS encoding tRNA/rRNA methyltransferase: MQIIFILVEPAVPENVGAAARALKTMGFGELRLVRPCTFLEGKARWVAHASAEILEQASVFDTLSEALTDVDFAVATSAKERSVRGDHHAANLLPELLQSKVGTIQKVAIVFGREESGLTNDEMALCHISTYVPMATAYPSLNLAQAVMLYAYILSSSHQLPATSKVPVPDQAKLSVLLQQTKEILADTHISRSEVFYNRILERLALLNDNDTGLMLAALSAILEKYGSKKEGG, translated from the coding sequence ATGCAAATCATCTTCATCCTTGTAGAACCTGCAGTGCCCGAAAATGTCGGGGCTGCTGCGCGCGCCCTCAAAACGATGGGTTTTGGTGAGTTGCGGCTGGTGCGCCCATGTACCTTTTTGGAGGGGAAGGCACGTTGGGTAGCCCATGCTTCCGCAGAAATCCTGGAGCAGGCTTCCGTTTTCGATACCCTCAGCGAGGCGCTTACAGATGTCGATTTTGCTGTAGCCACCAGTGCCAAAGAGCGATCCGTGCGCGGCGACCACCATGCGGCCAATCTTTTGCCCGAACTGCTGCAAAGCAAAGTCGGCACCATCCAGAAAGTGGCCATTGTTTTTGGCCGCGAAGAGTCGGGGCTTACCAACGATGAGATGGCACTTTGCCACATCTCTACCTATGTTCCCATGGCCACCGCTTATCCGTCGCTCAATCTGGCGCAGGCGGTGATGCTTTACGCCTACATTCTTTCATCTTCGCATCAGTTGCCAGCCACTTCAAAGGTTCCGGTGCCGGATCAGGCCAAGCTTTCGGTGCTGCTTCAGCAAACCAAAGAGATCCTTGCCGACACCCACATCAGCCGCAGCGAAGTGTTTTACAACCGAATCCTGGAGCGCCTGGCACTGCTCAACGACAACGACACCGGCCTGATGCTTGCCGCCCTTTCAGCTATCCTGGAGAAATACGGCAGCAAAAAGGAGGGAGGATGA
- a CDS encoding RagB/SusD family nutrient uptake outer membrane protein — translation MKKYIRFIIVLLATSLVMVACDKDWLDPAPENQLITSDSTFNDPANATRFVNAGYANLLTWEQSAFSWMGVASITSDNADKGSDPGDLGADKDQMDALTYTPTTISVTEVWKGNFQGISNCNQALANVPKFDIPQDLKDRLMAEAKFLRAYYYFNLVRTFGAVPLLDKVVDSEDPADLNKANTRVPSDEVYAFIEQTLTEAIAVLPLSYPASELGRATKGAAIGLLAKVSMYQKKWEEAFNLTNQIINGEVGNYGLLADYDSIWREEGENSIESLFEVQSRAGLPIAAVQQFCSPQGIRGGKFSFVGNNGRDTSAFTGWGFNTPSLNLFESYEPGDLRRKATIMSIGDTLFDNVIIVDAANPRYNYKTYVSKYEESWTGNDDRTNKNIRLLRMGEIYLINAEAANEIGNSGKAVSSLNEIRHRAGLGDTPASGQDALRQAIWRERRFELAMEFDRFYDLVRQGRAGEVMRAHGKNFVDGKNEVFPIPQSEIYASGGKLTQNPGY, via the coding sequence ATGAAAAAATATATTCGTTTCATCATCGTGCTTTTGGCAACTTCTTTAGTAATGGTTGCCTGCGACAAGGACTGGCTCGATCCGGCACCTGAAAACCAGCTCATCACTTCCGACTCTACTTTTAACGATCCGGCCAACGCCACCCGTTTTGTTAATGCCGGCTACGCCAACCTGCTCACCTGGGAACAAAGCGCTTTTTCGTGGATGGGCGTGGCCAGCATCACCTCCGACAATGCCGACAAAGGCAGCGATCCTGGCGACCTGGGAGCCGACAAAGACCAAATGGACGCTCTCACCTACACACCAACCACCATCTCGGTAACGGAAGTGTGGAAAGGCAACTTTCAGGGCATTTCCAATTGCAATCAGGCGCTGGCCAACGTTCCAAAATTTGACATCCCTCAGGATTTGAAAGACCGATTGATGGCTGAAGCCAAATTTCTAAGGGCTTATTATTATTTCAATCTGGTACGCACTTTTGGTGCTGTGCCACTGCTCGATAAGGTTGTCGATTCTGAGGATCCTGCTGATCTCAACAAAGCAAATACGCGGGTTCCCTCGGATGAGGTTTATGCTTTTATCGAGCAAACCCTCACTGAAGCCATCGCTGTGCTTCCGTTGAGCTATCCTGCCTCAGAACTGGGTCGCGCCACCAAAGGAGCTGCCATCGGGCTGCTGGCCAAGGTGAGTATGTACCAAAAGAAATGGGAAGAAGCTTTCAATCTCACCAATCAGATCATAAACGGCGAGGTGGGAAACTACGGTCTTTTGGCCGACTATGACTCCATCTGGCGTGAAGAGGGAGAAAACAGCATCGAGTCGTTGTTTGAAGTTCAGTCGCGTGCCGGACTCCCGATAGCTGCTGTACAGCAATTTTGCTCTCCACAAGGCATCCGTGGCGGGAAATTTTCTTTTGTCGGAAACAATGGGCGCGACACTTCTGCCTTTACAGGATGGGGATTTAACACGCCATCTCTCAATCTTTTCGAAAGCTACGAACCCGGCGACTTGCGGCGCAAAGCCACCATCATGTCGATTGGCGATACACTTTTTGATAACGTCATCATTGTGGATGCCGCCAATCCGCGCTACAATTACAAAACCTATGTGAGCAAATACGAAGAAAGCTGGACCGGCAACGACGACCGCACCAACAAAAACATCCGCCTTCTGCGTATGGGCGAAATTTACCTGATCAATGCCGAGGCAGCCAACGAGATTGGCAATTCAGGCAAAGCAGTTTCTTCACTCAACGAGATTCGTCACCGTGCCGGCCTGGGCGACACGCCGGCCTCCGGGCAGGATGCTCTGCGTCAGGCAATATGGCGCGAACGCCGTTTTGAACTGGCCATGGAATTCGACCGCTTCTATGACCTGGTGCGCCAGGGAAGAGCAGGCGAGGTGATGAGAGCACATGGTAAGAATTTTGTCGATGGTAAAAACGAAGTCTTCCCGATTCCACAAAGCGAGATTTACGCCAGCGGAGGAAAACTTACCCAGAATCCCGGTTACTAA
- the rsmG gene encoding 16S rRNA (guanine(527)-N(7))-methyltransferase RsmG, with product MEIIKKYFADLSVRQLEQLGQLQELYTFWNERVNVISRRDIENLYERHVLHSLAIAKVISFADGTLVIDAGTGGGFPGIPLAIIFPEVRFHLIDSITKKIKVVQAVAESLSLTNITAAAVRLEETKETSDFIVSRAVTQLPQFVQWAMPRIRAGGNNTLPSGILYLKGGDLTPELMQLKLHSQVYPLSRYFDEEFFETKALVHLWKPAGVKENFKKTAYRRKR from the coding sequence ATGGAAATTATCAAAAAATACTTCGCCGACCTTTCCGTACGGCAGTTGGAGCAACTCGGACAGTTGCAGGAACTTTACACTTTTTGGAACGAACGCGTGAATGTGATCTCACGTCGCGACATCGAAAATCTCTACGAGCGGCATGTGCTTCATTCGCTGGCCATTGCCAAAGTAATCAGTTTTGCTGATGGCACGCTGGTTATCGATGCGGGCACAGGCGGCGGATTTCCGGGCATCCCGCTGGCCATCATCTTTCCGGAGGTCAGGTTTCACCTCATCGACTCCATCACCAAAAAGATAAAAGTGGTGCAGGCTGTCGCCGAAAGTCTTTCGCTGACCAATATAACGGCCGCCGCCGTGCGTCTGGAAGAGACGAAAGAAACCTCAGACTTTATCGTAAGCCGTGCGGTGACGCAGCTTCCGCAATTTGTACAATGGGCAATGCCCCGCATCCGGGCCGGTGGAAACAATACTTTGCCCAGTGGAATCCTCTACCTCAAAGGCGGCGACCTTACCCCCGAGCTGATGCAGCTAAAACTTCACAGCCAGGTTTATCCGCTCAGCCGCTACTTCGATGAAGAATTTTTTGAAACCAAAGCACTGGTGCATCTGTGGAAACCGGCAGGAGTGAAAGAGAATTTTAAAAAAACGGCATATCGGCGAAAACGATAA
- a CDS encoding glucoamylase family protein has translation MKHTLILTLATLLLVAFSACNQQCQKKSVDNSLGMDDSLNLDDLHRRTFDYFWETADSVSGLTPDRWPTESFSSIAAMGFGFTAYIIGVENRYIRREQAAERVLKTLRFIMNLPMGDATSGVAGYKGFFYHFLNMRTGLRHEQVELSTIDTGLLIAGILSCYEYFDSNDSTETGIRQLADSLYRRVEWDWFLNDNQLLSMGWHPEKGKGFLDAEWSGYDEAMILNILALGSPTHPIPAKVWENWTATYLWANYQGFEHVNFGPLFGHQYSHMYIDFRGIQDAYMRARGIDYYENSRRAVLANRAYCIENPTGFTGYDTNIWGLTACDGPGNKRQQFRDTTIQFMAYRARGAAADYLIDDGTIAPTAAGASIPFAPDTCLSALNEMYQRYGKRLYNQYGFKDAFNLTFVNEENPDGWFDKDYIGIDQGAILIMLENHRTGLIWDLMKQNNYIRDGLQKAGFTGGWLES, from the coding sequence ATGAAACACACGCTAATCCTTACTTTAGCAACTCTGCTGCTGGTTGCTTTTTCGGCTTGCAATCAACAATGCCAAAAAAAGAGTGTCGACAATAGCCTGGGCATGGACGACAGCCTGAACCTGGATGATCTGCACCGCCGTACCTTCGATTACTTTTGGGAAACTGCCGACAGCGTGAGCGGCCTCACGCCCGACCGCTGGCCAACGGAATCGTTTTCGAGTATTGCCGCGATGGGTTTTGGATTTACAGCTTACATCATCGGAGTGGAAAACAGGTACATCAGGCGTGAGCAGGCCGCCGAACGCGTGCTGAAAACCCTCCGCTTTATCATGAATCTGCCCATGGGCGACGCTACCTCCGGCGTGGCCGGCTACAAAGGTTTCTTTTATCATTTTCTAAATATGCGCACTGGCTTACGTCATGAGCAGGTGGAACTTTCGACCATCGACACGGGACTGCTCATCGCCGGCATACTTTCGTGCTACGAATATTTCGATAGCAACGACAGCACCGAAACGGGAATTCGCCAACTTGCCGATAGTCTCTACCGCCGCGTTGAATGGGATTGGTTTCTCAACGACAACCAACTCTTATCCATGGGTTGGCATCCCGAAAAGGGAAAAGGATTTTTGGATGCTGAATGGAGCGGCTACGACGAAGCCATGATCCTGAACATCCTGGCGCTTGGTTCCCCAACCCACCCCATCCCTGCCAAAGTGTGGGAAAATTGGACGGCGACCTACCTGTGGGCTAATTATCAGGGTTTTGAGCATGTAAACTTCGGTCCTCTCTTCGGACATCAGTATTCGCACATGTACATCGACTTTCGTGGCATACAGGATGCTTACATGCGTGCACGCGGAATCGACTATTACGAAAACTCACGCCGCGCCGTGCTGGCCAACCGCGCTTATTGCATAGAGAATCCTACAGGATTTACCGGTTACGACACAAATATTTGGGGACTTACCGCCTGCGACGGCCCCGGCAACAAACGACAGCAATTCCGCGACACCACCATTCAGTTTATGGCCTACAGGGCACGCGGTGCCGCTGCCGATTATTTGATCGACGATGGAACCATCGCTCCTACCGCCGCTGGTGCAAGCATACCCTTTGCTCCTGATACGTGTTTATCCGCTTTAAACGAAATGTACCAGCGCTATGGCAAGCGCCTCTACAACCAATACGGTTTTAAAGATGCTTTTAATCTCACTTTCGTAAATGAAGAAAATCCAGATGGTTGGTTCGACAAGGATTATATCGGCATCGATCAGGGAGCCATCCTCATCATGCTCGAAAACCATCGCACCGGGCTGATTTGGGATTTGATGAAACAAAACAATTATATCCGCGACGGATTGCAAAAAGCCGGATTTACCGGAGGCTGGCTTGAGAGTTAA